One Hydrogenoanaerobacterium saccharovorans DNA segment encodes these proteins:
- the nuoF gene encoding NADH-quinone oxidoreductase subunit NuoF, translated as MYRSHVLVCGGTGCTSSGSEHIVSALEAEIKQAGLAEEVKVIKTGCFGLCALGPIMIIYPEGAFYSRVKAEDIPEIVSEHLIKGRIVTRLLYDETVHKDGIQSLNETQFYKKQHRVALKNCGVIDPENINEYIAYDGYQALGKVLTEMTPDDVIQLIKDSGLRGRGGAGFPTGLKWSFAKASENDQKYVACNADEGDPGAFMDRSVLEGDPHVLIEAMAIAGYAIGANQGFVYVRAEYPIAVKRLQIAINQAKEIGLLGKNILGTGFDFDLDIRLGAGAFVCGEETALMTSIEGHRGEPRPRPPFPAVKGLFGKPSVLNNVETYANIPQIILKGADWFRSMGTEKSAGTKVFAVGGKIHNTGLVEVPMGTTLREIVEEIGGGIPNGKKFKAAQTGGPSGGCIPASHLDIEIDYDNLISIGSMMGSGGLIVMDEDTCMVDIAKFFLEFTVDESCGKCAPCRIGTKRLYEILDRITKGKGEMEDIQRLKDLSQFIKENSLCGLGQTAPNPVLSTLHFFEDEYIAHIKDKKCPAGVCKDLLRYSIIEDKCKGCTLCARACPAGAITGEVKKPHKIDVHKCVKCGACMEKCRFGAIVKK; from the coding sequence ATGTATCGTTCTCACGTACTTGTTTGCGGCGGCACCGGTTGTACGTCGTCAGGCAGTGAACATATCGTCAGCGCGCTGGAAGCTGAAATTAAGCAGGCGGGGCTTGCTGAAGAAGTAAAGGTAATTAAAACGGGTTGCTTTGGTTTGTGTGCATTGGGCCCCATCATGATTATTTATCCCGAGGGCGCATTCTATTCCAGAGTCAAAGCGGAAGACATCCCTGAAATTGTATCCGAGCATCTTATAAAGGGCCGCATTGTAACCAGACTGCTTTATGATGAAACCGTTCATAAAGACGGAATCCAGTCGCTTAACGAAACACAGTTTTACAAAAAACAGCACCGTGTTGCACTGAAAAACTGCGGTGTTATCGACCCTGAAAATATTAACGAGTACATAGCTTACGACGGATATCAGGCACTCGGCAAAGTTTTGACCGAAATGACCCCCGATGACGTCATACAGCTTATAAAAGATTCAGGCCTGCGCGGACGCGGCGGTGCAGGGTTCCCGACAGGGCTGAAATGGAGCTTTGCAAAAGCTTCTGAAAACGATCAAAAATACGTTGCCTGCAATGCCGACGAGGGTGACCCCGGTGCGTTTATGGATCGTTCTGTTTTGGAGGGCGACCCCCATGTACTGATTGAGGCTATGGCAATTGCCGGTTATGCAATCGGTGCGAACCAAGGCTTTGTTTATGTTCGTGCAGAGTACCCCATTGCGGTAAAACGTTTGCAAATTGCGATTAATCAAGCAAAAGAAATCGGTTTGCTGGGCAAAAACATTTTGGGAACCGGTTTTGATTTTGATTTGGACATCCGTTTGGGGGCGGGCGCATTTGTATGCGGTGAGGAAACCGCTTTGATGACCTCGATTGAAGGCCATCGCGGTGAACCGAGACCCCGTCCTCCGTTCCCGGCAGTCAAAGGCTTGTTCGGCAAACCCTCCGTGCTCAACAACGTGGAGACTTATGCAAATATCCCGCAAATTATACTCAAAGGTGCCGACTGGTTCCGTTCGATGGGTACCGAAAAATCTGCGGGCACCAAAGTGTTCGCGGTAGGCGGTAAAATCCACAATACCGGTTTGGTTGAAGTACCTATGGGCACCACCCTGCGCGAAATCGTTGAAGAAATCGGCGGCGGTATCCCCAACGGCAAAAAATTTAAGGCTGCGCAAACCGGCGGACCTTCCGGCGGTTGTATCCCTGCAAGCCACCTTGATATTGAGATTGACTACGACAACCTGATTTCCATCGGCTCTATGATGGGCTCGGGCGGCTTGATTGTTATGGACGAAGACACTTGTATGGTGGATATTGCAAAGTTCTTCCTAGAATTTACCGTTGACGAGAGTTGCGGCAAATGTGCTCCCTGCCGTATTGGTACCAAACGTCTTTACGAAATTCTGGACAGAATTACAAAGGGCAAGGGCGAGATGGAGGACATCCAGCGCCTAAAAGACCTCTCTCAATTCATCAAAGAAAATTCGCTGTGCGGCTTGGGCCAAACTGCCCCCAACCCTGTTTTGTCTACACTCCATTTCTTTGAAGATGAATATATTGCACATATCAAAGACAAAAAATGCCCTGCGGGTGTATGTAAAGACCTGCTGCGTTATTCTATCATTGAAGACAAATGTAAGGGCTGTACCCTTTGTGCACGTGCATGTCCTGCAGGTGCGATTACAGGCGAAGTCAAGAAACCTCACAAGATCGATGTTCACAAATGCGTGAAATGCGGTGCTTGTATGGAGAAATGCCGTTTTGGCGCGATTGTTAAGAAATAA
- a CDS encoding (2Fe-2S) ferredoxin domain-containing protein, with the protein MKSLAELQALRDQMKANMGVRHDDLDNIRVVVGMATCGIAAGARPVLTAFSEEVTKRKLSHVTIAQTGCIGICQYEPVVEVYVPGKEKVTYVKMTPEKVAKIVSDHIVNGNPVSEYTIGAIAK; encoded by the coding sequence ATGAAAAGTTTAGCTGAACTTCAAGCATTACGTGACCAGATGAAAGCCAATATGGGCGTTCGTCACGATGATTTGGATAATATCAGAGTAGTAGTGGGTATGGCGACATGCGGCATAGCTGCAGGCGCACGTCCGGTATTAACTGCGTTTTCTGAAGAGGTTACGAAAAGAAAACTAAGCCATGTAACCATAGCACAAACAGGCTGCATCGGCATTTGCCAATACGAGCCGGTTGTTGAGGTTTATGTACCGGGCAAAGAAAAAGTTACCTATGTAAAAATGACACCCGAAAAGGTTGCGAAAATTGTGAGCGACCATATCGTAAACGGCAATCCGGTTAGCGAGTACACAATCGGAGCAATTGCGAAATAA
- a CDS encoding ATP-binding protein, whose amino-acid sequence MQELSLNILDIAQNSVKAGASEIHINVSEDKLRDKMTITIDDNGCGMTQEVVQRVIDPFYTTRTTRKVGLGVPFFKMAAEMTGGWFNIQSQVGEGTTVTGEFILSHIDRMPLGDMAETMCCLISCNPDINFVYTRKVDGEVFTVSTRDFTNVLGDVPLNVPQVMEFIKSYIRENTENLNGGTDTI is encoded by the coding sequence ATGCAGGAGTTATCGCTCAACATTTTGGATATAGCGCAAAATTCTGTGAAGGCGGGTGCGTCTGAGATACATATTAATGTATCGGAAGACAAACTGCGCGATAAAATGACAATTACCATAGACGACAACGGCTGCGGTATGACTCAAGAGGTGGTACAAAGGGTGATAGACCCGTTTTACACCACCCGAACCACCCGTAAGGTGGGGCTTGGGGTACCGTTTTTTAAAATGGCAGCAGAAATGACCGGCGGGTGGTTCAACATTCAGTCGCAGGTGGGGGAAGGAACGACCGTTACCGGTGAATTTATACTCTCGCACATAGACCGAATGCCGCTGGGTGATATGGCAGAAACCATGTGCTGCCTCATCAGCTGCAACCCCGATATCAATTTTGTGTATACACGCAAAGTGGATGGGGAAGTTTTTACGGTAAGCACGCGTGATTTTACCAATGTGCTTGGTGATGTGCCGCTGAATGTCCCTCAGGTAATGGAGTTTATCAAAAGCTATATCCGAGAAAACACCGAAAATTTGAACGGAGGTACAGATACCATATGA
- a CDS encoding complex I 24 kDa subunit family protein — protein sequence MAKTCVPFQGTKEQEEALLKVIENHKEQRGALMPILQEAQGIYGYLPIEVQKIIALGLGIPLEEVYGVVTFYSQFSLNPKGQYKISVCLGTACYVKGSGDVYDRLMKKLGIQGGECTPDGKFSLEACRCIGACGLAPVMTINDEVYGRLVPDDIDTILAKYADK from the coding sequence ATGGCTAAAACATGTGTTCCGTTTCAGGGTACAAAGGAACAGGAAGAAGCGCTCCTTAAAGTAATAGAAAACCATAAGGAGCAAAGAGGCGCTCTGATGCCTATTTTGCAGGAAGCACAGGGGATTTACGGCTACCTGCCCATTGAAGTTCAGAAAATTATTGCATTGGGTCTCGGTATTCCATTAGAAGAAGTTTACGGTGTAGTTACATTCTACTCGCAATTCTCGCTGAACCCAAAGGGTCAGTACAAAATTTCGGTTTGCTTAGGCACCGCCTGCTACGTAAAAGGTTCTGGCGACGTTTACGACAGACTGATGAAAAAACTTGGCATTCAGGGCGGCGAATGCACCCCCGACGGCAAATTCTCTCTCGAAGCATGCCGCTGCATCGGCGCATGCGGACTTGCCCCTGTTATGACGATTAACGACGAAGTTTACGGCAGACTGGTTCCCGATGACATAGATACCATTTTGGCAAAATACGCCGACAAATAA
- a CDS encoding DRTGG domain-containing protein, whose translation MTIGDIKQILKAEILCEGESMQREVHTACGSDMMSDVLAFVKDQSVLLTGLVNPQVIRTAEMMDIICVVFVRGKMPDSTIVALAQERGITVLATPYRMFTSCGLLYDNGLRGGCDF comes from the coding sequence ATGACAATTGGTGATATTAAACAAATTTTAAAAGCAGAAATTCTATGCGAAGGCGAGTCGATGCAACGCGAGGTGCACACCGCTTGCGGCAGTGACATGATGAGCGACGTACTGGCATTTGTGAAAGACCAATCTGTACTGCTGACAGGGCTTGTAAACCCACAGGTTATTCGCACCGCCGAAATGATGGATATTATCTGCGTTGTTTTTGTGCGCGGAAAAATGCCGGACTCCACTATCGTTGCACTTGCGCAAGAGCGCGGCATCACTGTGCTTGCAACCCCTTACCGTATGTTTACTTCGTGTGGGTTACTATATGATAACGGACTGCGGGGAGGTTGCGATTTTTAG
- a CDS encoding ATP-binding protein encodes MTQALTFEYTVPGDDFTRAGEASSSIKKMLKQIGLAPEVIRKVAIAVYEGEINMVIHAGGGEITVNVTSDEVSMTLTDKGPGIADISLAMREGWSTAPDDVRSLGFGAGMGLPNMKKYTDEMTIESTLGVGTTVKMRVYVKQ; translated from the coding sequence GTGACACAGGCGCTTACATTTGAATATACGGTGCCGGGAGATGATTTTACACGCGCGGGCGAAGCATCCTCCAGCATTAAAAAAATGCTCAAACAAATTGGGCTTGCACCAGAAGTTATCCGTAAGGTTGCCATTGCAGTGTACGAGGGCGAAATCAACATGGTCATCCATGCAGGCGGCGGCGAAATTACCGTTAACGTCACTTCAGACGAAGTCAGCATGACTCTTACGGATAAAGGCCCCGGTATTGCCGACATCAGCCTCGCCATGCGCGAGGGCTGGAGCACCGCACCCGACGATGTGCGCTCGCTTGGCTTTGGCGCAGGTATGGGGTTGCCCAATATGAAAAAATACACCGATGAAATGACAATCGAAAGCACCCTGGGCGTTGGCACCACAGTGAAAATGCGTGTTTATGTAAAACAGTAG
- a CDS encoding [Fe-Fe] hydrogenase large subunit C-terminal domain-containing protein has product METKFFHSVTLDKDACKGCINCIKRCPTEAIRVRGGKAKILSDRCIDCGECIRVCPHHAKKPIFDSMEMLDNYKYKIALPAPALYGQFNNLDDIDIVLGALIKLGFDDVFEVAKAAEMVSDATRKMLSEGHLERPVISSACPVVTRLIRVRFPDLISKVLPMLAPVEIAARMAKKHAVEALGYKPDEVGAFFISPCPAKVTAVKMPLGTRKSVIDGVLAISDLYPKLILAMKDVAASPKEMVSVGRMGVGWGSSGGEAYALLNDRYLAADGIENVIKVLEDLEDQKYSDLDFVELNACSAGCVGGVLTVENPYIAKAKLKRIRKYLPVSCNRIGDNIPAYVKFDTPLEYEPVMELDPDVSVAMAKLSELQKIASTFQGIDCGACGAPSCKALAEDVVRGYATPDDCIFRLKTHMREIASSLAQIEGHIPLSFKGGDGTGGSSNDI; this is encoded by the coding sequence ATGGAGACGAAATTCTTCCATTCGGTTACCCTTGATAAAGATGCCTGCAAAGGCTGTATCAACTGCATTAAGCGCTGCCCCACCGAAGCGATTCGCGTGCGCGGAGGCAAGGCAAAAATCCTTTCGGACCGCTGTATTGATTGCGGCGAATGCATTCGAGTATGCCCGCACCATGCCAAAAAACCGATTTTTGACAGCATGGAGATGCTTGATAACTACAAATATAAAATTGCTCTGCCCGCCCCCGCTTTGTACGGGCAGTTTAACAACCTTGATGACATCGACATCGTATTGGGCGCCCTGATTAAGCTGGGCTTTGACGATGTATTTGAAGTTGCAAAGGCGGCCGAGATGGTGTCTGACGCAACGCGCAAGATGCTCAGCGAGGGGCATTTGGAGCGCCCTGTCATCAGTTCGGCATGCCCTGTTGTAACCAGATTGATTCGCGTACGTTTTCCCGACCTTATCAGCAAAGTTCTGCCCATGCTTGCACCGGTAGAAATTGCTGCACGTATGGCAAAAAAACACGCGGTAGAGGCACTGGGCTACAAACCCGATGAAGTGGGTGCTTTTTTTATTTCGCCCTGCCCCGCCAAAGTAACCGCCGTAAAAATGCCCCTCGGTACCCGAAAAAGCGTGATTGACGGGGTACTTGCCATCAGTGACCTTTACCCCAAGCTTATTCTCGCCATGAAAGACGTTGCCGCTTCGCCCAAAGAAATGGTTTCGGTAGGGCGTATGGGTGTTGGCTGGGGCAGCAGCGGCGGTGAGGCATATGCCCTGCTGAACGACCGCTACTTGGCAGCGGACGGCATCGAAAATGTAATTAAAGTGCTTGAGGACTTGGAAGACCAAAAATACTCCGACCTCGATTTCGTAGAACTCAATGCTTGTTCGGCAGGCTGTGTGGGCGGTGTACTCACGGTAGAGAACCCCTACATTGCCAAAGCAAAGCTGAAACGCATCCGCAAATATTTGCCCGTCTCGTGCAATCGTATCGGCGACAATATCCCCGCCTATGTTAAATTTGATACTCCGCTTGAATACGAACCGGTAATGGAGCTGGACCCTGATGTTTCGGTGGCAATGGCCAAGCTTTCCGAGCTGCAAAAAATCGCATCCACCTTTCAGGGTATCGACTGCGGTGCTTGCGGTGCACCCAGCTGCAAAGCGCTTGCAGAAGATGTTGTACGCGGCTATGCCACCCCCGATGACTGTATTTTCCGCCTCAAAACACATATGCGCGAAATTGCATCTTCCCTCGCACAAATCGAGGGGCACATCCCGCTCAGCTTTAAAGGCGGAGACGGTACAGGCGGCAGTTCCAACGATATCTAA
- a CDS encoding DRTGG domain-containing protein has product MNVEQVASKCGFEIVCGGEGLLREVTCVFCCDLLSWAMSRAPENSAWVTVMGNINAIAVAVLADTACIVLAENAAMDEDAVKKAAAQGVAVLRTQKPAFEAALAVHEAIG; this is encoded by the coding sequence ATGAATGTAGAACAAGTTGCATCCAAATGCGGTTTCGAAATTGTCTGCGGGGGCGAAGGGCTCCTCCGCGAGGTTACATGTGTATTTTGCTGCGACCTGCTGAGCTGGGCAATGAGCAGAGCACCCGAGAACAGCGCTTGGGTCACCGTGATGGGCAACATTAATGCAATAGCCGTTGCCGTGCTTGCCGATACCGCCTGTATTGTGCTTGCCGAAAACGCTGCAATGGACGAAGACGCGGTGAAAAAAGCAGCTGCACAAGGGGTTGCCGTATTGCGCACACAAAAACCCGCTTTTGAGGCAGCACTCGCCGTGCACGAGGCAATCGGCTAA
- a CDS encoding PHP domain-containing protein, translating into MFYDVHIHSALSPCGDNEMTPNNIVNMAVLKGLNVIALTDHNSCKNCPAIVKAAENSPLTVLCGMEINTTEEIHAVCLFPTLQKALTFDAYVYERLPNIANNPVIFGEQRIYDAQDRIIGYEPKLLINACSISIMELSGLMQQFGGICFPAHIEKSSYSITSSLGMVPPECGFTVFEVKDLSRLPQVLALLPDASSLILHNSDAHYLWDISEAENSVPCSNFWRYLLDTKN; encoded by the coding sequence ATGTTTTACGATGTCCATATTCATTCGGCGCTTTCCCCCTGCGGCGATAACGAAATGACACCCAACAACATTGTAAATATGGCGGTGCTCAAAGGGCTAAATGTCATCGCCCTTACCGACCACAACTCATGTAAAAATTGCCCCGCGATTGTAAAGGCGGCAGAAAACAGCCCATTAACGGTGCTGTGCGGAATGGAAATCAATACAACCGAAGAAATTCACGCAGTGTGCCTTTTTCCAACGCTGCAAAAAGCACTGACATTTGATGCGTACGTGTACGAGCGTTTGCCCAACATTGCAAACAACCCTGTTATTTTTGGTGAACAACGCATTTATGATGCTCAAGACCGTATTATTGGTTATGAACCCAAGCTGCTTATCAACGCATGCAGCATCAGCATTATGGAGCTTTCGGGTTTAATGCAGCAATTCGGTGGCATTTGTTTCCCCGCTCATATCGAAAAAAGCTCGTACAGCATTACGTCCAGCCTTGGCATGGTGCCGCCCGAGTGCGGTTTCACCGTTTTCGAAGTAAAAGATTTGAGCCGTTTGCCACAGGTTTTAGCCTTGCTGCCCGATGCATCTTCATTGATATTGCACAACTCAGACGCCCACTATTTGTGGGATATTTCCGAAGCGGAAAACAGTGTACCATGCAGCAATTTTTGGCGTTACCTTTTAGATACAAAAAATTGA
- a CDS encoding VanW family protein, which produces MSTNNNIAKPKRRSKLRAKMGMLYYGLLRKLLWIKLKPVFAVKKADAALPYLHFCHKTPLLRKLKDVDMWYQYNKIINLKIAVKQINGIVLHPGEIFSFWKLIGKPTKHKGYVNGMVLRNGTFTSAIGGGLCQLSNLIFWMTLHTPLTVTERHRHGYDVFPDSNRTQPFGSGATCFYPHGDLMIHNDTPYDFQLVVTVTDKYLEGKWYSTKAQDYRYKVTERNHEMKGEYWGGYSRHNELYREIFDKNGNYISEEFILSNSAIMMYSPFLCDSADKQR; this is translated from the coding sequence ATGAGTACAAATAATAACATAGCTAAGCCAAAAAGGCGCTCAAAGCTGAGAGCAAAAATGGGTATGCTTTATTACGGGTTGTTGCGAAAATTGCTATGGATAAAGCTAAAGCCCGTATTTGCTGTAAAAAAAGCGGATGCCGCTTTGCCGTATCTGCATTTTTGCCACAAAACACCTCTGCTCAGAAAATTAAAAGATGTAGATATGTGGTACCAATACAATAAAATTATCAATCTGAAAATAGCCGTAAAACAGATAAACGGCATTGTGTTGCACCCGGGAGAGATTTTCAGTTTCTGGAAGCTGATTGGTAAACCAACCAAACACAAAGGTTATGTAAACGGCATGGTGCTCCGCAACGGCACATTTACTTCCGCAATCGGCGGCGGTTTGTGCCAGCTGTCGAACTTGATTTTTTGGATGACACTGCATACACCGTTAACGGTAACAGAACGGCACCGCCATGGGTATGATGTTTTCCCCGATTCAAACAGAACACAGCCGTTTGGAAGCGGTGCAACCTGCTTTTACCCTCACGGCGATTTAATGATTCACAATGATACACCGTATGATTTTCAACTGGTGGTCACTGTTACCGACAAGTATCTGGAGGGTAAGTGGTATTCTACAAAAGCACAAGATTATCGGTATAAAGTTACAGAGAGAAACCACGAGATGAAAGGGGAATATTGGGGAGGGTACAGCCGCCATAATGAGCTATACCGTGAAATATTTGATAAAAACGGGAATTATATCAGCGAAGAGTTTATTCTAAGCAACTCAGCTATTATGATGTATTCTCCGTTTTTATGTGACTCTGCCGACAAGCAAAGGTAA
- the aroF gene encoding 3-deoxy-7-phosphoheptulonate synthase, protein MIVILKKNPEKQKVDQLVESFKKLGLAIHYSEGTQTTIVGLVGDTSRLDMDAICANEIVETVKRITEPYKAANRRFHPQDTIVEVKGRKIGEGNFTVIAGPCSVESEEQIICVAQEIKKSGAQFLRGGAFKPRTSPYAFQGLEADGLKLLLEAKKVTGLPIVTEIMSQTHIDLFADVDIIQVGARNMQNFQLLKELGHSDKPILLKRGLANTIEEFLMSAEYIMAGGNNNIILCERGIRTFETATRNTPDLTAIPLIKRYSHLPVIFDPSHATGIPWLVEPLSKAAIAIGADGLMIEVHNNPKEALCDGAQSLNFEQFDQVMETIKNRADVEQKTF, encoded by the coding sequence ATGATCGTGATATTGAAAAAGAACCCCGAAAAACAGAAGGTCGACCAATTGGTCGAGTCTTTCAAAAAACTGGGGCTTGCCATCCATTACAGCGAGGGAACCCAAACCACCATCGTAGGCTTGGTAGGCGATACATCGCGGCTGGATATGGATGCAATTTGTGCAAACGAAATTGTAGAGACTGTTAAGCGCATTACCGAACCCTATAAGGCTGCAAACCGCCGTTTTCACCCGCAGGATACCATTGTTGAGGTAAAAGGGCGCAAAATAGGCGAGGGAAATTTTACGGTTATTGCAGGGCCGTGCTCGGTCGAAAGCGAAGAGCAGATTATTTGTGTAGCGCAGGAAATTAAAAAAAGCGGTGCTCAGTTTTTGCGCGGCGGCGCATTTAAACCCCGCACCAGCCCCTACGCATTTCAAGGCTTGGAGGCTGACGGGCTAAAGCTGCTGCTGGAGGCAAAAAAAGTAACAGGCTTGCCGATTGTTACCGAGATTATGAGCCAGACACATATCGACCTGTTTGCGGATGTTGATATCATACAGGTGGGTGCGCGCAACATGCAAAACTTTCAGCTGCTTAAAGAACTGGGGCACAGCGACAAGCCCATCCTGTTAAAACGAGGGCTTGCCAATACGATAGAAGAGTTTTTGATGAGCGCCGAGTACATCATGGCAGGCGGAAACAACAACATTATTCTTTGCGAGCGCGGTATCAGAACGTTTGAAACTGCGACGCGCAACACCCCCGACCTTACCGCTATCCCGCTGATTAAGCGCTATTCGCACCTGCCTGTTATTTTTGACCCAAGCCATGCCACCGGTATCCCTTGGTTGGTAGAGCCTCTTTCGAAAGCGGCAATTGCAATCGGTGCAGACGGTTTGATGATTGAAGTGCATAACAACCCCAAAGAAGCGTTGTGTGACGGTGCTCAATCGCTGAATTTTGAGCAATTCGATCAGGTGATGGAAACCATAAAAAACCGTGCAGATGTAGAACAAAAGACGTTCTAA
- a CDS encoding hemolysin family protein: MEDPGGNIWFYIGLLLFLILSNAFFAMSELAVIGLNDVKLARMAEEGDKKAKILARLTAEPSKFLSTIQVGITLSGMLASAVAADTFADIIVGAVSIPNVSASLIRMVSLIVITILLSFITIVFGELVPKRIAMQYPDKVAFAVSGALNVCYKLEKPFVMLLSATTNGIVRMLGIDPNADEGQVTEEEIRMMVDVGNERGVIEQSQKEMINNIFEFDDRTAGEVMTHRTEVTGVEVDVTIEELVRLAVEEGYSRIPVYEDTLDDIKGIIYVKDLLTLVKDNVPTDFDVRNYMRKALFVPESNRCRELFLEFKAKKVQMAIVVDEYGGTSGVVTMEDLLESIVGNMQDEYDDEEDEINRISDTIFTLDGSISLEEIERLMKIKIPDDVDYDTLGGLITDLLGRIPSEDEHPKILIDDVEFTVLKVEDRRIAKVKAEKLPIDEIE, translated from the coding sequence TATGGCAGAAGAAGGCGATAAAAAAGCAAAAATTTTAGCTCGCCTTACAGCAGAGCCCAGTAAGTTTTTATCCACGATTCAAGTGGGCATCACGCTTTCGGGTATGCTTGCATCTGCGGTTGCGGCAGATACGTTTGCCGATATCATTGTCGGTGCGGTATCCATTCCCAATGTATCTGCTTCGCTTATCCGCATGGTGTCGCTCATCGTAATTACCATTTTGCTTTCGTTTATTACCATTGTATTCGGCGAACTGGTGCCCAAGCGTATTGCAATGCAATATCCCGATAAAGTGGCTTTTGCAGTTTCCGGCGCGCTGAATGTGTGTTACAAGCTGGAAAAACCATTTGTCATGCTGCTTTCTGCTACCACCAACGGCATAGTGCGCATGCTTGGTATCGACCCAAACGCCGACGAAGGGCAGGTAACCGAAGAAGAAATTCGCATGATGGTGGATGTGGGCAATGAGCGCGGTGTGATTGAGCAGAGCCAAAAAGAAATGATTAATAACATCTTTGAATTTGATGACCGTACAGCGGGCGAAGTGATGACGCACCGCACCGAAGTGACAGGCGTTGAAGTGGATGTGACCATTGAGGAACTTGTGCGCCTTGCGGTGGAAGAAGGTTACTCGCGAATCCCTGTGTATGAAGATACATTGGACGATATTAAAGGCATTATTTATGTGAAAGACCTGCTTACCTTGGTGAAAGACAACGTACCTACCGATTTTGATGTGCGCAATTATATGAGAAAAGCGCTGTTTGTGCCCGAAAGCAACCGTTGCCGCGAGCTGTTTTTGGAGTTTAAGGCAAAAAAAGTACAGATGGCAATTGTGGTGGATGAATACGGCGGTACGTCCGGCGTTGTTACTATGGAGGATTTGTTGGAATCGATTGTGGGCAATATGCAGGACGAATACGACGACGAGGAAGATGAGATTAACCGCATTTCTGACACGATCTTTACGTTGGATGGCTCGATTTCGCTGGAAGAGATTGAACGTCTTATGAAAATAAAAATCCCCGATGATGTGGATTACGATACCCTCGGCGGTTTGATAACAGACCTTCTTGGCAGAATTCCGTCGGAAGATGAGCACCCAAAAATACTGATTGACGATGTGGAATTTACCGTGCTAAAAGTAGAAGATAGGCGCATTGCCAAGGTAAAAGCAGAGAAATTGCCCATCGATGAAATCGAATAG